In Aspergillus nidulans FGSC A4 chromosome II, a single window of DNA contains:
- a CDS encoding resistance to Congo red protein (transcript_id=CADANIAT00004759), giving the protein MGVLLPRDCWVDGYGRRRCDRWHEWGRWVAFAVIVGVALIAFFALSCFNARRRRSRGLRPYAGTAWMAPPPPYHPQSHQDPYNRPPPPQYSHSPGPHGYFGGQQSGIELQQPPNAHHYGGERVYQPPSGPPPVQQNGKP; this is encoded by the exons ATGGGTGTTCTGTTACCGCGAGACTG CTGGGTCGACGGGTATGGCCGCCGTCGTTGCGACAGATGGCATGAATGGGGCCGCTGGGTCGCATTTGCGGTGATAGTCGGAGTTGCTTTGATCGCATTTTTTGCCTTATC GTGCTTTAACGCCCGACGGCGTCGCAGCCGGGGCCTCCGCCCATACGCCGGAACAGCCTGGATGGCTCCTCCCCCTCCGTACCACCCGCAGTCGCACCAAGATCCATATAACcggccgccgcctccgcaaTATTCGCACTCACCAGGTCCCCATGGATACTTTGGAGGCCAGCAATCGGGCattgagcttcagcagccacCGAACGCCCACCATTATGGCGGCGAACGGGTGTATCAGCCCCCGTCTGGTCCGCCTCCGGTCCAACAGAATGGGAAGCCTTAA
- a CDS encoding DNA-directed RNA polymerase I core subunit RPA135 (transcript_id=CADANIAT00004761), whose amino-acid sequence MAPAATDTNWSVNYDVLKRENLFRNPPQDKTAYPSLAESIKPHVDSFNALFEKGGIIEAGLKDIGTRTFLDEVVETAEQKQQRLAEGRRAPRRNKLHVRIKEVFLEKPTIPLTNKYTARNRNIYPSECRERHATYRGKLRAKIEYRVNNGDWTEQVRELGQVPIMLRTNRCYLEKATPAELVQHKEESEELGGYFIVNGNEKLIRMLIVGRRNYPMAIVRNTFTNRGHAYSKFGIQIRSVRPDQTSQTNVLHYLNDGNVTFRFSWRKNEYIIPVVMILKALVETNDREIFEGIVGSASSEGINNTFVTDRVELLLRTYKAYKLHSRSECRAFIGEKFKPVLGVPADTPNEEAGTEFLRKVVLPHLGNQNVTETQDYDKFKMLMFMIRKLYALVAGDCAPDNPDAVSNQEILLGGFLYGMLLKERLDEWVRSFGPILRDWSNRNHGARFTDPAFERDFVSKVIRRSNENIGGAMEYFLSTGNLVSPTGLDLQQTSGYTVMAEKINFYRFISHFRMIHRGSFFAQLKTTTVRKLLPESWGFLCPVHTPDGSPCGLLNHLAHKCLVATSDTDVSHLPKLLVQLGVRNESSVSLDESVTVQLDGRIIGYCSPKQARVIASTLRHWKVSGTNNVPLGLEIGYVPNSNGGQYPGIYMFSQAARMYRPVKYLPLDKLDYVGPFEQPFMEIACLPSDLVKGLSTHIEFTPTNILSIVANMTPFSDYNQSPRNMYQCQMSKQTMGTPGTAIDYRTDNKLYRLQTGQTPIVRPPLYNAYGLDNFPNGTNAVVAIISYTGYDMDDAMIINKSSHERGFGYGTVYKTKVHSLDEKDSRRTKSKQAVQKLFGFAPGSEIRAEWRATLDEDGFPHIGAEIKEGSIVAAYHTVRYDATSDSYINVDGITHFVKYKDSERAYIDSIRIMGSETGTEPAQAISVKYRIPRKPIIGDKFSSRHGQKGVCSQLWPAVDMPFSESGIQPDLIINPHAFPSRMTIAQMIESMAGKAGALHGHPQDCTPFQFSEEYTATDYFGEQLRRAGYNYYGNEPLYSGITGKEFAADIFIGVVHYQRLRHMVNDKFQVRTTGPVNNLTGQPVKGRAKGGGIRVGEMERDSLIAHGAAYILQDRLMNCSDSQRAWICRDCGSFLSTQVAVSSAGSSKARMAAKNSSGSAALGGNAGIVRCRRCAREAVFDDSRAVVWEDGEGRRFVGGDNVTVVAVPGVLRYLDVELAAMGIRMKFRVDN is encoded by the exons ATGGCACCCGCTGCGACAGACACCAATTGGTCTGTCAAttacgatgtcttgaagcgGGAGAACCTGTTTCGCAACCCTCCCCAGGACAAGACCGCATACCCTTCCCTCGCCGAATCTATCAAGCCCCATGTCGACTCGTTCAATGCCCTGTTCGAGAAGGGCGGAATCATCGAGGCCGGTCTGAAGGATATTGGCACCAGGACGTTTCTTGACGAGGTTGTCGAAACTGCCGAACAAAAGCAACAGCGTCTAGCGGAGGGCCGGAGAGCGCCCAGGCGGAATAAACTCCACGTTCGCATCAAGGAAGTTTTCCTCGAGAAGCCGACGATTCCTCTGACGAACAAATATACCGCTCGCAACCGCAATATCTACCCGTCTGAGTGCAGAGAAAGGCATGCGACATATCGTGGAAAACTCCGCGCGAAGATTGAGTATCGCGTCAACAATGGAGACTGGACGGAGCAGGTTAGGGAACTGGGCCAGGTTCCTATTATGTTAAGA ACAAACAGATGTTACCTGGAAAAGGCGACGCCAGCGGAGTTGGTGCAGCACAAGGAGGAATCAGAAGAGTTAGGCGGCTACTTTATCGTCAACGGTAACGAAAAGCTTATTCGTATGTTGATTGTTGGGCGACGGAACTATCCCATGGCAATTGTCCGAAACACCTTCACCAACCGTGGCCATGCATACTCGAAATTCGGTATTCAGATACGATCAGTACGGCCAGACCAGACTTCGCAAACGAACGTTCTACACTACTTGAATGACGGAAATGTGACATTCCGATTCTCATGGCGGAAGAACGAATACATTATCCCGGTGGTGATGATCCTCAAGGCTTTGGTGGAGACGAATGACCGCGAGATTTTCGAAGGAATTGTGGGCAGTGCTTCCTCTGAAGGAATCAATAACACGTTCGTGACAGACCGAGTCGAACTGTTGCTACGGACATACAAGGCATACAAGTTGCATAGTCGTTCAGAATGCCGAGCATTCATTGGAGAGAAATTCAAGCCTGTTCTCGGTGTCCCGGCCGATACGCCCAACGAGGAGGCCGGTACGGAATTTCTTCGCAAGGTTGTCCTGCCGCACCTGGGCAACCAGAATGTCACGGAGACGCAGGATTATGACAAGTTCAAGATGCTCATGTTCATGATTAGGAAGCTCTACGCCCTCGTTGCCGGTGACTGTGCGCCGGACAACCCTGATGCTGTTTCAAACCAGGAAATCTTGCTAGGAGGATTTCTCTACGGCATGTTGTTGAAGGAAAGGCTGGACGAGTGGGTGAGGTCTTTCGGGCCCATCCTCAGAGATTGGTCAAACCGTAATCATGGGGCCAGGTTTACCGACCCTGCTTTTGAAAGAGACTTCGTGAGCAAGGTGATCAGGAGGTCCAACGAGAACATTGGAGGTGCTATGGAGTATTTCCTTTCAACCGGTAACCTCGTCAGTCCAACTGGCCTTGATTTGCAGCAAACGTCTGGTTACACCGTCATGGCGGAGAAGATTAACTTCTACCGATTCATCAGTCACTTCCGAATGATTCACAGAGGTAGTTTCTTCGCGCAGCTCAAGACGACTACCGTCCGTAAGCTCCTTCCTGAGAGTTGGGGTTTCCTTTGCCCGGTGCACACGCCTGATGGATCTCCATGTGGTCTGCTTAACCATCTGGCTCACAAGTGTCTCGTCGCCACTAGCGATACTGACGTATCTCATTTGCCAAAACTACTCGTCCAGCTCGGCGTTCGTAACGAGTCGTCTGTCTCCTTAGACGAAAGCGTTACTGTTCAACTGGACGGCAGGATCATTGGATACTGCTCACCCAAGCAAGCCCGCGTCATTGCCAGCACTCTCCGACACTGGAAGGTCTCTGGCACAAACAACGTTCCTTTAGGACTGGAAATTGGCTACGTTCCTAACTCCAACGGCGGTCAGTACCCTGGTATCTACATGTTCTCCCAAGCTGCCCGGATGTACCGACCCGTCAAGTACCTACCCCTCGACAAGCTCGACTACGTCGGTCCCTTTGAACAGCCCTTTATGGAGATTGCCTGCTTGCCTTCGGACCTGGTCAAAGGCCTGTCAACCCATATCGAATTCACCCCTACAAACATCCTCTCCATCGTCGCCAACATGACTCCCTTCTCCGACTATAACCAATCCCCCCGCAACATGTACCAGTGCCAAATGAGCAAGCAGACTATGGGAACGCCAGGTACAGCAATCGACTACCGAACAGATAACAAGCTTTACCGACTACAAACCGGTCAAACGCCTATCGTGCGACCACCGCTCTACAACGCTTACGGACTTGACAATTTCCCCAACGGCACGAACGCCGTCGTAGCCATCATCTCATACACTGGTTACGACATGGACGACGCCATGATCATTAACAAGTCCTCGCACGAGCGCGGCTTCGGATACGGAACAGTCTACAAGACAAAGGTCCACTCCCTCGACGAAAAGGACTCAAGACGCACAAAGTCCAAACAAGCCGTCCAGAAACTTTTCGGCTTCGCCCCGGGCAGTGAAATCCGCGCTGAATGGCGCGCTACCCTTGACGAAGACGGGTTCCCCCACATCGGTGCCGAAATCAAGGAAGGATCCATCGTAGCCGCGTATCACACCGTCCGATACGACGCGACGTCCGACTCCTATATAAACGTTGACGGCATCACGCACTTTGTCAAATACAAGGACAGTGAAAGGGCATACATCGACAGCATCCGCATTATGGGCTCAGAAACCGGTACCGAGCCCGCGCAGGCTATCAGCGTCAAGTACCGTATTCCTCGAAAACCAATCATTGGTGATAAGTTCTCTTCTCGTCACGGTCAGAAGGGTGTCTGCTCGCAGCTCTGGCCTGCTGTCGACATGCCCTTCTCCGAGAGCGGCATCCAGCCTGATCTCATTATTAACCCTCACGCTTTCCCTTCTC GAATGACGATTGCCCAAATGATCGAGTCGATGGCCGGAAAAGCTGGTGCTCTGCACGGCCACCCACAAGACTGCACCCCCTTCCAATTCTCTGAAGAATATACAGCGACAGACTACTTCGGCGAACAGCTGCGGCGCGCGGGTTACAACTACTACGGCAATGAGCCGCTGTACTCAGGTATTACCGGCAAAGAGTTCGCCGCCGATATCTTCATCGGCGTCGTGCACTACCAGCGTCTGCGTCACATGGTGAACGACAAGTTCCAAGTCCGTACCACCGGCCCTGTCAACAATCTCACTGGTCAACCCGTCAAGGGCCGTGCGAAGGGAGGTGGTATCCGTGTCGGAGAGATGGAGCGCGATTCTCTGATTGCGCACGGAGCAGCGTACATCTTACAGGATCGGTTGATGAACTGTTCTGATTCCCAGCGGGCGTGGATCTGCCGCGATTGTGGTAGCTTTTTGAGTACACAGGTTGCTGTTTCCTCCGCTGGGTCAAGTAAGGCGCGGATGGCGGCGAAGAATTCGTCGGGTTCTGCTGCGTTAGGTGGAAATGCAGGGATTGTAAGGTGTAGGAGGTGCGCGAGGGAGGCAGTTTTTGATGATTCGCGCGCTGTAGTTTgggaggatggagaggggaggaggtTCGTTGGGGGTGACAATGTGACTGTTGTTGCAGTGCCGGGTGTGCTGAGGTATCTGGATGTGGAGCTTGCGGCGATGGGGATTCGGATGAAATTCCGGGTCGATAACTGA
- a CDS encoding ADP-ribosylation factor-like protein (transcript_id=CADANIAT00004760) encodes MAGIFRTIYDWLLRMFWATEMDVTMIGLQNAGKSSLLRVLASVSSIPTIGFNTKRVQKGHVTLKCWDLGGQPRFRPMWERYCRGVNAIVYIVDAADRAALPVATEELHELMNKPTLDGIPLLVLGNKSDLPNKLSVDDLIEQMNLKSITRREVSCYGISAKEETNLDAVLHWLIARASR; translated from the exons ATGGCGGGTATTTTCCGGACGATCTATGACTGGCTCTTGAGGATGTTCTG GGCGACCGAGATGGACGTTACCATGATCGGTCTTCAGAATGCCGGAAAGTCGTCGCTGTTGCGTGTGCTCGCG TCGGTTAGCTCTATTCCAACGATCGGCTTCAATACCAAGCGGGTCCAAAAAGGACATGTGACGCTCAAATG TTGGGATCTTGGTGGGCAGCCACGGTTTCGACCCATGTGGGAGCGTTATTGCCGCGGCGTCAACGCGATCGT TTATATCGTCGACGCCGCGGACAGGGCGGCTCTGCCCGTGGCGACTGAGGAGCTGCACGAGCTGATGAACAAGCCCACCTTGGATGGAATCCCTCTCCTGGTTCTGGGAAACAAATCCGACCTGCCCAACAAGCTATCTGTTGACGACCTGATAGAACAGATGAATCTGAAATCGATCACGCGGCGCGAAGTGAGCTGCTACGGCATCAGTGCAAAAGAGGAGACAAACCTTGACGCGGTCTTGCACTGGCTGATTGCGCGAGCTAGCCGGTGA